One window from the genome of Gammaproteobacteria bacterium encodes:
- a CDS encoding enoyl-CoA hydratase/isomerase family protein: MDDNQPIIKTETLSPGILHIIFNRVPQLNALNAQVLQKLDQLIDAAKTDVSIKGILLSGQGKAFCAGADITGLASLNGAQGLAFAQLGQTVFRKLETLGKPSLAAIHGYALGGGCELAMSTTLRIATLNAVFGQPEIKLGVIPGFGGTQRLARLVGMGRALDLCLSGRKFSAEEAFQWGLVTELTDAENLLSRAHAKLKDIIVNGAIAIQAILATVYQGTAMPLDEGLALEAAYFGLCCSTKDKAEGVNAFLEKRQPQFSGE, translated from the coding sequence ATGGATGATAATCAACCGATTATTAAAACGGAAACTTTGTCGCCGGGGATTTTACACATTATTTTTAATCGCGTACCCCAATTAAACGCGCTTAATGCTCAGGTATTACAAAAACTTGATCAACTGATTGATGCTGCTAAGACTGATGTGTCCATTAAAGGGATTCTCCTTTCAGGTCAAGGCAAAGCATTTTGTGCTGGTGCCGATATCACAGGCTTGGCATCCTTAAATGGGGCCCAAGGATTAGCTTTTGCGCAATTAGGTCAGACTGTTTTTAGAAAATTAGAAACATTAGGCAAACCTTCTTTAGCTGCAATCCATGGGTATGCCTTAGGCGGGGGTTGCGAACTTGCAATGTCTACTACCCTGCGCATCGCAACACTCAATGCAGTTTTCGGGCAACCTGAGATTAAATTGGGGGTCATTCCTGGCTTCGGCGGTACCCAGCGTTTAGCGAGATTAGTGGGGATGGGACGCGCTTTAGATCTCTGTTTATCGGGTCGAAAGTTCAGCGCAGAAGAAGCATTTCAATGGGGACTTGTTACAGAACTTACAGATGCTGAAAACTTATTATCACGAGCACATGCAAAGCTGAAAGATATAATTGTGAATGGAGCGATTGCCATTCAAGCGATATTAGCAACGGTTTATCAAGGCACTGCGATGCCGCTTGATGAAGGGCTGGCCCTTGAAGCTGCGTATTTTGGTCTATGTTGTAGTACCAAAGATAAAGCTGAAGGGGTTAATGCATTTCTTGAGAAACGTCAGCCCCAATTTAGTGGAGAGTAA
- a CDS encoding type II secretion system protein produces the protein MKFKKSIGFTLIELVIVIAIIGILAAVAIPKFLNLSGNAQGAATTAIAGALAAANANNYASRKLSSTIGSAVTNCTDVAATLQGGALPAGYTIASTTAAADTTVTCTLNGPNSTTASFSATGIP, from the coding sequence ATGAAATTCAAGAAAAGTATAGGTTTCACACTGATTGAATTAGTTATTGTTATCGCCATTATTGGTATTTTAGCGGCCGTCGCTATCCCAAAATTCCTTAATCTTTCAGGTAATGCACAAGGTGCAGCAACTACTGCCATTGCAGGCGCATTAGCAGCAGCCAATGCTAATAATTACGCGTCGCGAAAATTAAGTTCTACTATAGGAAGTGCCGTTACTAATTGCACAGATGTCGCAGCGACTTTACAAGGTGGTGCGCTACCGGCTGGTTATACGATTGCATCAACAACGGCAGCAGCAGATACAACGGTGACTTGCACTTTAAATGGACCGAATTCAACCACTGCCTCTTTTTCTGCGACGGGTATTCCTTAG
- a CDS encoding diguanylate cyclase, which produces MHNEVEEKLQALSARYAKELPNKVKDMQKDWLNFKRKPDAMLLNELIRQAHTLCGTSGTYGYTQVSQEARKLEVQFQKLLSEPAHHFEAKVDNMLADLNQLILHTREEKIIPSLNLNFETTTDRRDIYLLETNLESVTNEFEQIIQFNYKVKFFNDVALFLKAVSQHSPNMVIMAIQLAEKIPLKEIKKLHDDMSIIVFTDAQDNLASRLFTVRHFGQAFIGKPFEVATLLHTIDNLFEAKQFHDEHILIVDDSEALANYYATILNHAGMITQQVSDTKFFLSVLQEFQPDLILMDINMPYCNGSELAQVVHQQESFSGIPIIFLSTIAERTKQLEVLSVAGDDFLTKPIDPKHLLAAVRNRLMRSHILRSRMARDSLTNLYNHTMIHQHLDREIIIAERHQRPLSVVLFDIDHFKAVNDTYGHQAGDKVLKDLSMFLQKYLRKSDLIGRYGGEEFLVILPQTAVDEAVKIVEALRVKFAETPHTLDDVNIFVTLSGGISNYPTFKTVGSLVKVADNALYEAKQTGRNRIVVGI; this is translated from the coding sequence ATGCATAATGAGGTTGAAGAAAAACTACAAGCTCTCTCAGCACGCTACGCAAAAGAATTGCCCAATAAAGTTAAAGATATGCAAAAAGACTGGTTGAACTTTAAAAGAAAACCAGACGCCATGCTTTTGAATGAATTAATACGTCAAGCTCATACTCTATGTGGAACTTCGGGTACTTACGGTTACACACAAGTCAGCCAAGAAGCGCGCAAACTTGAAGTTCAATTTCAAAAATTATTGTCTGAACCAGCTCATCATTTTGAAGCAAAAGTTGATAATATGCTGGCTGATTTAAATCAACTTATTTTGCATACCCGGGAAGAAAAAATTATTCCCTCCTTAAATCTTAATTTTGAAACCACTACTGATAGGCGAGATATTTATTTATTAGAAACAAATCTCGAATCGGTTACAAACGAATTTGAGCAAATTATCCAATTTAATTATAAGGTTAAATTTTTTAATGATGTTGCTCTATTTTTAAAGGCGGTTTCGCAACATAGTCCTAACATGGTGATTATGGCAATACAATTAGCAGAAAAAATTCCATTAAAAGAAATTAAAAAATTACACGATGATATGTCAATTATTGTTTTTACTGATGCTCAAGATAATCTAGCCTCGCGCCTTTTTACCGTTAGACATTTTGGGCAAGCTTTTATTGGTAAACCTTTTGAAGTGGCGACACTGCTTCATACGATTGATAATTTATTTGAAGCGAAGCAATTTCATGATGAACATATCTTAATCGTTGACGATTCTGAAGCCTTAGCTAATTACTATGCAACCATTCTTAATCATGCAGGCATGATAACCCAACAAGTTTCTGATACTAAGTTTTTTCTTTCCGTGTTACAAGAATTTCAACCGGATTTAATTTTGATGGATATTAATATGCCTTATTGCAATGGCAGTGAATTGGCCCAAGTTGTCCATCAGCAAGAATCTTTTAGTGGCATTCCCATTATTTTTCTATCGACCATTGCTGAGCGTACCAAGCAATTAGAAGTTTTAAGCGTTGCTGGTGATGATTTTTTAACGAAACCGATTGACCCTAAACATTTGCTTGCTGCAGTGCGGAATCGCCTCATGCGCTCACATATTTTACGCTCACGCATGGCACGGGATAGTCTCACCAACTTATATAATCATACAATGATTCACCAACATCTCGATCGAGAAATTATTATTGCAGAACGGCATCAACGCCCCCTATCCGTTGTGCTTTTTGATATTGATCATTTTAAAGCTGTTAATGATACTTACGGACATCAAGCGGGAGATAAAGTTTTAAAAGATTTAAGTATGTTTTTGCAAAAGTATCTCCGTAAGTCTGATTTGATTGGTCGTTATGGAGGAGAAGAATTTTTAGTAATTTTACCTCAAACCGCGGTTGATGAAGCCGTAAAAATTGTTGAAGCCTTGCGGGTCAAATTTGCTGAGACGCCCCATACCTTAGATGATGTTAATATTTTTGTTACTTTATCAGGCGGAATTTCAAATTATCCTACTTTTAAGACCGTAGGATCCCTCGTTAAGGTTGCGGATAATGCACTCTACGAAGCGAAACAAACTGGGCGGAATCGCATCGTAGTAGGCATTTAA
- a CDS encoding CADD family putative folate metabolism protein has product MQLIERLDQIIAEFHLLKHNFYQMWSRGELSQEILQKYAAQYYHQVKSFPRFISRVHTHCPEIDARKILLKNLVDEEIHGTDHPALWMQFAEGLGTPKDVVLNEDMIPETEAMVDTYYQLADENWQDGLCALYAYECQVPDVSKSKIEGLKDFYGLTDEKALEFFVAHQAYDVEHASEVAELINRYADPARAEVATKKAAISLWQFLDGMCRVGQISC; this is encoded by the coding sequence ATGCAATTAATTGAGCGTCTCGATCAAATCATCGCTGAATTTCATTTACTGAAACACAATTTTTATCAGATGTGGTCAAGAGGGGAATTGTCCCAAGAAATTTTGCAGAAATATGCTGCACAATATTATCATCAAGTTAAATCTTTCCCCCGTTTTATTTCTCGTGTTCATACCCACTGTCCAGAAATTGATGCGAGAAAGATACTTTTAAAAAATCTTGTTGATGAAGAAATTCATGGAACTGACCATCCCGCATTGTGGATGCAATTTGCAGAAGGTTTAGGCACGCCAAAAGATGTTGTATTAAATGAAGACATGATTCCTGAAACCGAAGCAATGGTTGACACTTATTATCAGTTGGCTGATGAAAATTGGCAGGATGGACTTTGTGCATTATATGCCTATGAATGCCAAGTTCCGGATGTATCAAAGTCAAAAATCGAAGGATTAAAGGATTTCTATGGCTTAACGGATGAAAAAGCTCTAGAGTTTTTTGTCGCCCATCAAGCTTACGATGTGGAACATGCGAGTGAGGTGGCGGAACTCATTAATCGTTATGCTGATCCGGCACGCGCTGAAGTGGCAACAAAAAAAGCAGCGATATCGCTATGGCAATTCTTGGACGGTATGTGCCGAGTGGGCCAGATTAGCTGTTGA
- a CDS encoding ProQ/FinO family protein: MSNASFKEQLQAVASQLSDNTDKSKRPKKNFQEEKVKKIKPRWLDYVQYGVELLKVYFPEGFKSGNEIKPLKKGIKQDLVKRLSTLSDIVIEDKACMVKSLSYYVNTANYHRSVVAQAIRIDLDGNSAGTVSAEEASYSIERQKLKHQPKESTPRAVPEEA; the protein is encoded by the coding sequence ATGAGTAATGCGAGTTTTAAAGAACAATTGCAGGCTGTCGCTTCTCAATTGTCTGACAATACCGACAAGTCGAAAAGACCCAAAAAAAATTTCCAAGAAGAAAAAGTAAAAAAAATCAAACCAAGGTGGTTGGATTACGTTCAATATGGCGTTGAACTCTTGAAAGTTTACTTTCCCGAAGGGTTTAAATCTGGAAATGAAATAAAGCCTTTGAAGAAAGGTATTAAACAGGATCTGGTAAAACGTCTGAGTACATTGTCTGATATTGTTATCGAAGACAAAGCCTGTATGGTGAAAAGTCTTTCTTATTATGTCAACACTGCAAACTACCATCGCAGCGTGGTGGCCCAGGCCATCCGAATTGATTTAGATGGTAATTCGGCAGGTACAGTCTCAGCTGAAGAAGCAAGTTATTCGATTGAGCGTCAGAAACTTAAGCACCAACCCAAAGAAAGCACACCGCGTGCTGTTCCTGAGGAAGCTTAA
- a CDS encoding DNA-binding transcriptional regulator Fis, whose amino-acid sequence MNKKISIVEELDSTTLKQVVKNTLRNYFTNIAGEQPVDFYSILLEEIERPLLEVLINHTHYNQVKMANILGISRGTLRKKLKQYGMLD is encoded by the coding sequence ATGAATAAGAAAATATCTATTGTAGAAGAGTTAGACTCAACTACTTTAAAGCAAGTTGTTAAGAATACTTTGCGTAATTACTTTACTAACATTGCAGGTGAGCAGCCCGTGGATTTTTATTCAATCTTGTTAGAAGAGATTGAACGACCATTGCTTGAGGTTTTAATTAACCACACGCATTACAACCAAGTTAAAATGGCCAATATCCTCGGTATTTCTCGCGGTACATTACGTAAAAAGTTAAAGCAATATGGGATGCTTGATTAG
- a CDS encoding type II secretion system protein, which yields MRKLGLQLGFTLIELVIVIAIIGILAAVAIPRFINLSTNAQSAATVAVGGALSAANASNYAARKVNASLGVPVANCTDITNAMQGGLPANYIITAAAVAVDATVVCTLAGPGSTTTTFTATGI from the coding sequence ATGCGCAAGCTTGGATTGCAACTTGGGTTTACCCTTATTGAGTTAGTTATTGTTATTGCTATTATTGGCATTCTCGCTGCTGTCGCCATCCCTCGCTTTATCAACCTTTCTACCAATGCGCAATCGGCGGCTACCGTTGCCGTAGGTGGTGCGCTGTCTGCTGCAAACGCTAGTAATTATGCTGCCCGTAAAGTGAATGCAAGCTTAGGCGTTCCGGTTGCCAATTGCACGGATATCACCAATGCAATGCAAGGCGGTTTACCGGCTAACTATATCATCACCGCGGCAGCGGTTGCTGTTGATGCCACCGTCGTTTGTACGCTTGCTGGACCCGGCTCTACCACCACTACGTTTACAGCAACCGGTATCTAA
- the raiA gene encoding ribosome-associated translation inhibitor RaiA, with translation MMPIQITIRDFPQSTALEDTIKKRAEKLEQFYQRIIQCRIVVEFAQKHKHQGKLFNFRIAVSVPRKEIVSTKKHHEDIYVAMRDAFEVIERKLEELANKRNGQVKRHEETIHGMVKRLVTEEGFGFIEGADGKEYYFSITSVIYPQLAIGDAVEFFAEEISDGHKANHIVKEGRYNVA, from the coding sequence ATGATGCCAATTCAAATTACCATCCGCGATTTTCCACAATCCACTGCATTAGAAGACACCATTAAAAAACGAGCTGAAAAATTAGAACAATTTTATCAGCGCATTATTCAGTGTCGTATCGTTGTGGAATTTGCTCAAAAACATAAACATCAAGGAAAATTATTTAATTTTCGAATTGCGGTCTCTGTTCCTCGAAAAGAAATAGTCTCGACCAAAAAACATCACGAGGATATCTATGTGGCCATGCGTGATGCCTTTGAGGTGATAGAAAGAAAACTTGAAGAATTAGCAAATAAGCGCAATGGCCAAGTTAAAAGACATGAGGAAACGATCCATGGGATGGTTAAACGACTTGTAACTGAAGAAGGTTTTGGATTTATCGAAGGTGCTGATGGTAAAGAATATTATTTTAGCATAACAAGCGTAATTTACCCGCAACTTGCGATTGGTGATGCAGTCGAATTTTTTGCTGAAGAAATAAGTGATGGACACAAAGCAAATCACATTGTTAAAGAAGGTCGCTATAATGTTGCATGA
- a CDS encoding enoyl-CoA hydratase/isomerase family protein, whose translation MPTFSEVLFETLPGREGDLGVITLNRPEVLNSLNHDMIKAMDGQLKIWADQPQIKAVIIRAAPGRAFCAGGDLRLTYQRFHHDDARLIEFFIDEYELNRTIFHYPKPYIALLDGITMGGGAGISIHGSHRVATERLLFAMPEVGIGFYPDVGGCYFLSRLPHFTGFYLGLTGTKIASDDCVALGIAQFKIPSEKIPTLVAMLADTPLSSEPKKIVDSIISKFQVEAGPALLAPTYPTIESAFSQQSVENIMHSLEADHENPLAQAILAEMEKKSPTSLKVTFKALMKARHQDFNAVMEQDLCLTQHFMQGHDFFEGIRSVIIDKDQRPHWQPSRLILVTDKLVDSYFQAVEDTA comes from the coding sequence GTGCCTACCTTCTCAGAGGTTTTGTTTGAAACGCTGCCTGGACGTGAAGGTGATCTTGGTGTTATTACGCTGAATCGTCCCGAAGTTTTAAATTCATTGAACCATGACATGATTAAAGCTATGGATGGTCAATTAAAGATTTGGGCCGATCAACCGCAGATCAAAGCGGTCATTATCCGCGCAGCACCTGGTCGCGCATTTTGTGCTGGTGGTGATTTGCGTTTAACATACCAGCGCTTCCATCATGATGATGCCCGATTGATCGAATTTTTTATCGATGAATATGAACTAAACCGGACTATTTTTCATTACCCCAAACCTTATATTGCTTTGCTGGATGGCATTACTATGGGAGGAGGCGCAGGTATTTCTATTCACGGCTCCCATCGGGTAGCGACAGAACGTTTGCTTTTTGCAATGCCAGAAGTCGGAATTGGTTTTTATCCCGATGTGGGCGGATGCTATTTTTTATCGCGGTTACCTCACTTCACTGGTTTTTATTTAGGTTTAACAGGAACCAAAATAGCAAGCGATGATTGTGTAGCGCTGGGCATTGCGCAATTCAAGATTCCAAGCGAAAAAATTCCTACCTTAGTTGCCATGCTAGCAGACACCCCTTTATCGAGTGAGCCTAAAAAAATAGTCGACAGCATTATTAGTAAGTTTCAAGTTGAAGCAGGTCCTGCATTACTTGCCCCTACCTATCCAACAATAGAATCGGCTTTCTCCCAACAAAGCGTTGAGAATATTATGCATAGTCTGGAAGCGGATCATGAAAATCCACTTGCGCAAGCGATACTTGCTGAGATGGAAAAAAAATCTCCAACCAGTTTAAAAGTAACTTTCAAGGCTTTAATGAAAGCTCGTCATCAGGATTTTAACGCGGTCATGGAGCAGGACCTTTGTCTTACCCAACATTTTATGCAAGGTCATGATTTTTTTGAAGGTATCCGGTCAGTTATTATTGATAAAGATCAGCGGCCACATTGGCAACCCAGTCGTCTAATCTTAGTGACTGATAAATTGGTAGATTCTTATTTCCAGGCGGTAGAAGATACTGCTTAG
- a CDS encoding PAS domain S-box protein — protein sequence MLIRHALKWQQKKQRYRYGNSWTVCAEWARLAVELEYNESMGHHGFGRMVEEKPTSSRAWSSFFWVGIPTAALILIISIFLWDKLRENERQDVENKLTAASALIVTPIYNIIENHIQSLAAMGKRWELTQGTSEALWTADAEQYYTGTKIYSALEWIDQNMVVQWVVPAQLEPKIKGIDFSKMPSRYEALTFARKTNQPTLSKILEFLQGPKGFFIIIPLSHAKGFEGYIVGAVDVKKLFGKIFNSNMGDDFGIAIYQDSDPVFSTNTKVLDLYTVKKTALKIQNITWHLYIWPTKKLLDQSFTLLPLVVLVSGIIFSMLLLIIFFILDKLHGYSRKMNSARLEAEKALLRLQRILDTVNEGYVAMDKETRLLDWNPCAEKLFGWKKQEVLGAKLFDLIIAPENRDSQFQKITEFVANKQSIVMNKAVELMGRNRSQTLIPIELIIFAIVLDGEITYHLFIRDIAERKQAEEQEARFASIVDASDDAIISVDLNGQVMTWNRGAEKIFGYEKEEIEGKSINTIYTEEDKTELFSLLDKIKLGEHIHNHDAKRLNKDGRIIPVSVLISPMKDKQGKVIGGSSITRDISERKNIEKMKNEFISIVSHELRTPLTSIRGSISILASGTFCALSEKAKQLLEIANTNCERLIRLINDILDIEKIEAGKMDFNLKLIHLNQLLKEAIESNQSLAAKYNIKLELINDEDIEVRAEYDRIMQVVTNLLSNAIRYSPVNGVVKIQITNLLNKVRVSVIDNGPGIGDAFKDKIFGKFTQADSSDTRQKSGTGLGLNISKAIIEKHGGQIGFLSTEGAGSTFYFELHLEKTKTNTMAPTHATPLRLLICDQNVESANSLKDLIQKKNVHVDIASNVQQAKKLISEHHYIAITLDPLLTDEAGASFIQYLRENPNTQETPIIVISGEAEEEKKWRGINYPIVDWMQKPKNKEETQVIIDYINKKFTNRSANILSVEDEMDVTRLISIMLQDRASVWNANSIAKAKKLLQDHEFDLVILDLNLPDGYGASILPCINYRTKEPIPVIVFSVDILAKKYSAMVKNTLLKSIATNEQLLSAIETAISVGKTK from the coding sequence ATGCTGATCCGGCACGCGCTGAAGTGGCAACAAAAAAAGCAGCGATATCGCTATGGCAATTCTTGGACGGTATGTGCCGAGTGGGCCAGATTAGCTGTTGAACTAGAGTATAATGAATCCATGGGACACCATGGATTCGGACGAATGGTTGAGGAAAAACCAACATCGAGCAGAGCCTGGAGTAGCTTTTTTTGGGTCGGCATACCCACAGCTGCTCTTATTTTAATCATTTCCATCTTTTTATGGGATAAATTAAGAGAAAATGAAAGACAAGATGTAGAAAACAAACTTACCGCAGCTTCTGCCCTCATCGTAACGCCTATTTATAATATTATTGAAAATCATATCCAATCCCTTGCGGCCATGGGAAAGCGTTGGGAACTCACGCAGGGTACGTCAGAGGCTTTGTGGACTGCTGATGCTGAACAATATTATACAGGGACAAAAATTTATTCAGCTTTAGAATGGATTGACCAGAATATGGTAGTGCAGTGGGTTGTACCCGCTCAGCTCGAACCAAAAATTAAGGGAATAGATTTTTCAAAAATGCCTTCCCGATATGAAGCCCTAACCTTTGCGCGCAAAACAAATCAACCCACGCTTTCAAAAATTCTCGAGTTTCTCCAAGGCCCAAAGGGATTTTTCATTATCATTCCCTTATCTCATGCAAAAGGATTTGAAGGTTACATTGTGGGCGCAGTGGATGTGAAGAAACTGTTCGGAAAAATTTTTAATTCCAATATGGGAGATGATTTTGGTATTGCCATCTATCAGGATTCAGATCCAGTTTTTTCAACCAATACTAAAGTGTTGGATTTGTATACTGTTAAAAAAACGGCGCTAAAAATACAAAATATTACTTGGCACTTATACATCTGGCCTACCAAAAAATTATTAGATCAATCTTTTACATTGTTACCTTTAGTAGTTTTAGTGAGTGGCATAATTTTTTCCATGTTATTGCTTATCATTTTTTTTATTCTCGATAAGTTGCATGGATATTCCCGGAAAATGAATAGCGCACGGCTTGAAGCAGAAAAAGCCTTACTCCGTTTGCAACGTATTCTTGATACCGTTAACGAAGGTTACGTTGCAATGGATAAAGAAACCCGTCTTTTGGATTGGAACCCGTGTGCAGAAAAATTATTTGGTTGGAAAAAACAAGAAGTTTTAGGTGCAAAATTATTTGACCTCATCATTGCGCCCGAAAATAGAGATAGTCAATTCCAAAAAATCACGGAGTTTGTTGCAAATAAACAAAGCATCGTCATGAACAAGGCAGTCGAGTTAATGGGGCGAAACCGCAGTCAAACCCTTATTCCTATTGAACTCATCATTTTTGCAATTGTTCTTGATGGAGAAATAACTTATCACCTCTTTATTAGAGACATTGCAGAACGAAAGCAAGCCGAAGAACAAGAAGCCCGATTTGCATCCATTGTTGACGCCTCAGACGATGCTATTATTAGCGTCGATTTAAACGGCCAAGTGATGACTTGGAACCGGGGCGCAGAAAAAATATTTGGTTATGAAAAAGAAGAAATTGAAGGTAAATCAATCAATACGATTTATACGGAAGAAGATAAAACAGAGCTTTTCTCCCTCTTAGATAAAATCAAATTGGGTGAGCATATCCATAACCACGATGCCAAACGTTTAAATAAAGACGGTCGTATTATTCCCGTCTCAGTCTTAATTTCTCCCATGAAAGATAAGCAAGGTAAAGTGATTGGTGGCTCCTCAATCACTCGGGACATCAGTGAGCGCAAAAATATTGAAAAAATGAAAAATGAATTTATCTCTATTGTGAGTCATGAATTGAGAACCCCATTAACTTCTATTCGTGGTTCGATCAGTATTCTTGCCAGTGGAACATTTTGTGCGCTTTCTGAAAAAGCTAAACAATTATTAGAGATCGCCAACACTAATTGTGAGCGACTTATTCGATTAATCAATGACATTTTAGATATTGAAAAAATTGAAGCAGGAAAAATGGATTTTAATCTTAAATTAATTCATTTGAATCAATTGCTCAAGGAAGCTATTGAGTCAAATCAGAGTTTGGCGGCAAAATATAATATTAAGCTTGAATTGATTAATGATGAAGATATCGAAGTAAGAGCTGAGTATGATCGAATTATGCAAGTTGTAACTAATTTACTATCGAATGCTATCCGTTATTCTCCAGTAAATGGCGTGGTAAAAATACAAATCACAAATTTGTTAAATAAAGTCCGGGTTTCCGTTATTGATAATGGGCCAGGAATAGGCGACGCTTTCAAAGATAAAATATTTGGTAAATTTACTCAAGCTGATTCATCAGATACGCGTCAAAAAAGTGGGACAGGTTTAGGTTTAAATATTTCTAAAGCGATTATAGAAAAACATGGCGGTCAGATAGGTTTTTTAAGTACGGAAGGCGCAGGCAGTACTTTTTATTTTGAGCTCCATTTAGAAAAAACAAAAACAAATACAATGGCACCTACACACGCCACACCTTTAAGGCTGCTTATTTGTGACCAAAATGTAGAAAGTGCTAATTCTCTTAAAGATTTAATTCAGAAAAAAAATGTTCACGTCGATATTGCTTCTAATGTGCAACAAGCTAAAAAATTAATTAGCGAACATCATTACATTGCGATTACTTTAGATCCGCTTTTAACCGATGAAGCAGGCGCGTCATTCATTCAATACTTACGAGAAAATCCCAATACACAAGAAACCCCTATTATAGTCATTTCAGGCGAAGCAGAAGAAGAAAAAAAATGGCGTGGTATTAATTATCCGATCGTAGATTGGATGCAAAAACCAAAAAACAAAGAAGAAACGCAAGTCATAATCGATTACATTAATAAAAAATTTACCAATCGAAGTGCTAATATTTTAAGTGTTGAAGATGAAATGGATGTGACGCGTTTAATAAGTATTATGTTGCAGGATAGAGCAAGTGTCTGGAATGCAAATAGCATTGCTAAAGCTAAAAAACTTTTGCAAGATCATGAATTTGATCTTGTCATTCTAGATTTAAATTTACCTGATGGTTATGGGGCATCAATTTTACCTTGTATTAATTATCGAACTAAAGAACCGATCCCGGTTATTGTTTTCTCGGTCGATATTTTGGCCAAAAAATATTCGGCTATGGTTAAAAATACTTTACTAAAGTCAATCGCTACCAATGAACAACTTCTATCAGCCATTGAAACTGCTATCTCTGTGGGGAAAACGAAATGA
- a CDS encoding response regulator, whose protein sequence is MTKPLKKILYVEDEPDIAAIAQIALVDIGGFELKYCNSGSLALAAIEGFKPDLFLIDVMMPEMDGTTLLKEIRKIPAYEQTPIIFMTAKTQAAEVKEYKALGAIDVITKPFDPMQLAQKITEIWDHHYA, encoded by the coding sequence ATGACAAAGCCATTAAAGAAAATACTGTATGTGGAAGATGAACCTGATATTGCTGCTATCGCACAAATCGCGTTAGTAGATATTGGTGGGTTTGAGCTCAAATATTGTAACTCGGGGTCGCTTGCTTTAGCAGCGATTGAGGGCTTTAAACCAGATCTTTTTCTTATAGATGTTATGATGCCGGAAATGGATGGGACAACTTTACTCAAGGAAATTAGAAAAATTCCAGCTTATGAACAAACGCCTATTATCTTTATGACTGCTAAGACTCAAGCTGCTGAGGTTAAGGAATATAAAGCGCTGGGTGCTATCGATGTAATTACTAAACCCTTCGATCCAATGCAACTTGCACAGAAAATTACAGAAATTTGGGATCATCATTATGCATAA